One stretch of Terriglobia bacterium DNA includes these proteins:
- a CDS encoding Eco29kI family restriction endonuclease: MPKRGNKAQALKRTDNHLFAPFDIPQNLLKALESTRRYRLARHLEELEPDGKGVYALYLRHGRQPVYVGKTDKAGSVRNRLTEHAEKLRGRRRIRVDDVAFRYLVIEEDWLVRACEEYLISHYKPSWQGSGFGSHVPGSGRPGKRGPSRFDREFPPIKLKRAKARKKATSPQRPS; this comes from the coding sequence TCTCTTCGCACCGTTCGATATTCCGCAGAATCTCCTGAAGGCCCTGGAATCGACTCGACGTTATCGCCTCGCCCGGCACCTCGAGGAGTTGGAGCCCGATGGAAAGGGCGTCTATGCCTTGTACCTCCGCCACGGACGACAGCCGGTGTACGTCGGCAAGACGGACAAGGCTGGCAGCGTTAGGAACCGTCTCACCGAACACGCCGAGAAGCTCCGCGGCCGTCGGAGGATCCGTGTCGACGACGTCGCCTTTCGCTACCTCGTTATCGAGGAGGACTGGCTAGTCCGAGCGTGTGAGGAGTACCTCATCAGCCACTACAAGCCGAGTTGGCAGGGAAGCGGATTCGGAAGCCACGTGCCCGGATCGGGGCGACCTGGCAAGCGCGGCCCCAGTCGATTCGACAGGGAATTCCCGCCGATCAAGCTGAAGCGCGCGAAGGCGCGCAAGAAAGCAACGTCACCGCAGCGACCCAGCTGA